From a single Deltaproteobacteria bacterium genomic region:
- a CDS encoding UbiA family prenyltransferase, producing MELVKFEHTLFALPFAYMGAWLGAGGPPSVPVALWILLAMIGARTSAMAFNRLADARIDAQNPRTKARPIPSKRMGSEMAWTVWGISLGLFFLAAYRLNTLAFILAPLALAIIHFYSYTKRFTSGSHLILGLSLAIAPIGGWVAVTGELSFAPLLLGGGVLFWVAGFDCLYACQDEVFDRDSGLHSIPARWGNPTAFRVARLFHLAAFIFFVLTGWMAHLGKFYFGGLGLVFLFLFIEHWIISPRDLSRLETSFFTLNAAVSLVLFLSTFLDFL from the coding sequence ATGGAATTGGTAAAATTTGAGCATACCCTGTTTGCCCTGCCCTTTGCCTATATGGGGGCCTGGCTGGGTGCAGGGGGGCCGCCATCGGTTCCGGTTGCTCTCTGGATTCTTCTGGCCATGATCGGGGCCAGGACGTCAGCCATGGCCTTTAATCGTCTGGCGGATGCCCGAATCGATGCCCAAAACCCCCGGACCAAAGCGCGACCGATCCCTTCAAAACGGATGGGTTCTGAGATGGCCTGGACGGTCTGGGGCATCTCGCTCGGTCTTTTTTTTCTGGCCGCTTATCGTTTAAATACCCTGGCCTTCATTCTTGCGCCCCTGGCTCTTGCTATAATCCATTTTTATTCCTATACTAAACGGTTCACCTCGGGCTCCCATCTTATCTTGGGGCTTTCCCTGGCCATCGCCCCTATCGGTGGTTGGGTTGCGGTCACCGGAGAGCTCTCCTTTGCCCCGCTCCTGCTCGGAGGCGGGGTTCTTTTCTGGGTGGCCGGTTTCGACTGTCTCTATGCCTGTCAGGATGAAGTCTTTGACCGGGACTCCGGACTGCATTCCATTCCGGCCCGATGGGGAAACCCCACGGCCTTCAGGGTAGCCCGCCTTTTTCATTTGGCAGCTTTTATCTTCTTTGTACTCACGGGTTGGATGGCCCACCTGGGGAAATTTTATTTCGGGGGGCTGGGTCTGGTATTCTTATTTTTGTTTATAGAACATTGGATCATTTCCCCCCGGGACCTCTCACGTCTGGAAACCTCTTTCTTTACCTTGAATGCCGCCGTCAGCCTGGTCCTTTTCTTGAGCACTTTCCTGGATTTTTTATAG
- a CDS encoding menaquinone biosynthesis decarboxylase has translation MAYPDLNTFINKLEALGELVRIREPLDPYLEICEVTDRVCKAGGPALLFESVKGKEFPVLTNLFGSMKRMCLALEVDHLDQVGEEISALLKTEPPRTFRQKLNLIPKLKRLRGLLPKTVSQAPCQEIVIRENPDLSPFPILTTWPMDAGPFITLPLVITKDPQNGRRNVGMYRLQVFDHQTLGMHWQTHKGGAQHFRIAEAEGKDLPVAVVLGPDPVLTYAATAPLPEEMDEFMLAGFLRHEPVHLVKCLTVDLEVPANAQIVIEGVVKTGERRREGPFGDHTGYYSPADDYPVMHITCLTHRKNPIYPATVVGIPPMEDAYMGKATERIFLPLLRQTLPEIRDMHLPVAGAFHNFAFVAIDKRYPGHAKKVMQALWGLGQMMFSKFIVVFDREVDVQNLDQVIWQWGANVDPKRDMVLVEGPVDALDHASPLPHLGSKIGFDATTKGADEGMVRSWPEKIRMDQTVIEKVNNIWQRLGIPQ, from the coding sequence ATGGCCTATCCTGATTTAAACACCTTTATCAATAAATTAGAAGCCCTGGGGGAACTGGTCCGCATCCGGGAACCCCTCGATCCTTACCTGGAAATCTGTGAAGTTACTGACCGGGTTTGTAAAGCCGGGGGACCGGCCCTCCTTTTTGAATCCGTCAAAGGAAAAGAATTCCCGGTCCTGACCAACCTTTTTGGCTCCATGAAGAGGATGTGCCTGGCCCTGGAGGTCGATCATCTGGATCAGGTGGGAGAAGAAATTAGCGCTTTGCTCAAGACCGAGCCGCCCAGAACCTTTCGCCAGAAATTAAACCTGATTCCCAAGTTAAAGCGCTTAAGGGGCCTTCTTCCCAAGACCGTCAGCCAGGCCCCCTGCCAGGAGATCGTTATCCGGGAAAATCCGGACCTTTCCCCTTTCCCGATCCTGACCACCTGGCCTATGGATGCCGGCCCTTTCATCACCCTGCCCCTGGTCATAACCAAAGATCCTCAGAACGGCCGGCGCAACGTGGGGATGTACCGACTCCAGGTTTTTGACCACCAGACCCTGGGCATGCACTGGCAAACCCATAAGGGCGGGGCACAACACTTCCGGATAGCCGAAGCGGAAGGCAAAGATCTGCCGGTGGCCGTTGTTCTCGGACCTGACCCGGTCCTGACCTATGCGGCCACGGCCCCGCTGCCCGAGGAAATGGATGAATTCATGTTAGCCGGATTCCTCCGACATGAACCGGTCCATTTGGTCAAGTGCCTCACGGTCGACCTGGAAGTCCCGGCCAATGCCCAGATCGTTATCGAGGGAGTGGTCAAAACCGGCGAACGCCGGCGGGAAGGGCCTTTTGGCGATCACACCGGTTATTATTCTCCGGCCGATGATTATCCGGTGATGCACATCACCTGCCTCACCCACAGAAAAAATCCGATCTATCCGGCGACCGTGGTGGGGATCCCGCCCATGGAAGACGCCTATATGGGCAAGGCCACCGAAAGGATCTTCCTGCCCCTGCTGCGGCAAACCCTGCCTGAGATACGGGATATGCATCTGCCGGTGGCCGGGGCTTTTCATAATTTTGCCTTTGTTGCGATTGACAAACGCTATCCGGGCCATGCCAAAAAGGTCATGCAGGCCCTCTGGGGTTTGGGCCAGATGATGTTTTCAAAATTTATTGTCGTTTTCGATCGGGAGGTCGATGTCCAGAACCTTGATCAGGTGATCTGGCAATGGGGGGCCAATGTGGACCCCAAGAGGGATATGGTCTTGGTGGAAGGACCGGTCGATGCCCTGGATCATGCCTCTCCCCTCCCCCATCTGGGAAGCAAGATCGGTTTTGATGCCACCACCAAAGGGGCCGACGAAGGGATGGTCCGGTCCTGGCCGGAAAAGATTCGGATGGATCAAACGGTCATCGAAAAAGTAAATAATATCTGGCAACGGCTTGGAATTCCCCAGTGA